The stretch of DNA GCCCAGGCGCCCACGTGGGCCAGCACGCTCGCCATCCGCTGCGTGATGTCGACGGGGGCCACCGTCCACCCCACCCGCACCCCGGTGGCCGCGAACGACTTGCTGATGCCGTCCACGAACACCGTGTAGGCGGCCATCGCGGGGCGCAGCGTCACCGGGTTCACGTGCATGGTGTCGCCGAAGGTGAGCATCCAGTACACCTGGTCGTACATCACGTACAGCGGGCGCTCGCCGGGGCCGCGGCGGGCGTTCTCCTCCAGCACCATGTCGCAGATCTCGCCCAGTGCCTCGGGGGTGAAGGCGGTGCCGCACGGGTTCAGCGGCGAGTTGAGCGCCAGCAGCCGCGCGCCGCGCACCGCGTCTTCCAGCAGGGCGCGGGTGGGGAGGAATGCGTCCTCCGCGCGGCAGGTGACGGGCACGCCGCGCGCGCCGGACAGGTGCACGTAGTGGTTGTTGTTCCACGAAGGCACCGGGTACACCACGACGTCGCCCGGATCCACCAGGGTGGAGTAGACCGAGAAGATGCCGGGGCGCGATCCGCCGGTGATCAGCACCGAATCCACCCCGTACTCCAGCCCCAGCCAGCGCTCGAAGAAGTCGGCGACCGCCTTGCGCAGCGGCATCACCCCGTCGGAGGGCGGGTAGTTGGTTTCGCCCGAGCTCAACGCCTGGACGATCTCGCGCTCCAGGTAGCCGGGAATGCGGAACTCGGCGGGCGAAAAGTCGCCCACCGTCAGGTTGCAGATGGTTTCGCCCGCCGCCACCATGGCGCGGATGTCCCCGGCGATCTTCAGGATTTCGGAGCCCACCAGCCCCGCCGCCATCGCCGAAACGCGTCCGTCCGTCATCGCCCCGTGCACTTTGCTGATGGATTGTCTGCGAACCGGCGGCAAATTAGCCGGGGGCGCACCGCCGCGACAGGGCGCCCCGGCGTTCGTCTTGCACCCGCGGCGGGCGGATGGACAGACACTTTCGACGATGGAGGCCCGTGAAGCTGTGGATCGATGCGGACGCCGCACCGCGCGACGTAAAGGAGATCGTCTTCCGCGCCGCCAAGCGGCTGGAGATGCAGACGGTGCTGGTGGCCAATCAGCGGATGCCGGTGCCGCCCGGCAACCCGTTCGTCACCGCGGTGCGGGTGGAGGGCGGCCCCGACGTGGCGGACCTGTACATCGTGGAGCAGGCCACGCCGGGAGACGTGGCCGTGACCGCCGACATTCCGCTCGCGGCAGCGCTGGTGGAAAAGGGAGTGGCGGTAATCGACCCGCGCGGCGACGAGTTCGATGCGGAGAACGTGGGCGAGCGGCTGGCCGTGCGCGACTTCATGGACGGGCTCCGCGGCGCGGGGGTGGAAACCGGCGGCTCGCGCCCGTACGGGCCCAAGGACAAGCAGGCGTTCGCCGGCTCGCTCGACCGCATTCTCACGCGCGCGCTGCGCCGGCGCTGACGCGGGCGAGGGCCGGCGCTACGGCCCCGCCCGCGACAGTGGATCAGAGTGCCCAGGGCGTCGTGGAGTCGTACAGCGCCTTCGCGGGCTTCACCGAGATGTGGACGTGCTTGTCGTGCGGGTTCTTGCCGGTGTAGGGCCGCCAGGCCCACGCCGGCTGGCCGCCCATGGGGGCCGAGTTCGCGATCCTGCGGTTCCAGATGATGTACTTCACCCGCGGGTCCTTGGCCTTGCGGATGGCCTCGGCGATGGCGTTGGCGTCGCAGCCGTTTGCCGGGTCGTGGGTGATGTCTATCGCGGTGACCACGCCCTTGCCGGCGTCCTTGACCCAGGGATTGTGGTCGGAATTCGTATTCTCGTGTGCCTTGTCGCCGATGTCGCCGTCATGGCTCTTCCTGCGGCCGGGGGCGCGGGCGTTCAGTTGGTTGCGGAGGGTGATCAGCCCCTTCGCGGTGCGGTACGCGATGACGGTCTCGGCGTTCTCGGCCCTTCCGGAGTCGAGAGGCTGGGGGTTGACCTCGGTGGCCGCCTCGACGTCGTCGCCGTAGTTGGGGGTGCGCACGCCGCCGTCCTGGTCGTCGTCCTCGTCCTGGTGATGGTGATGGTGCGAGTCGTGGCCGACGTCGTCGTCGTCGTGGGAGTGATAATCGTCGTCCTGCTGCATGGGGCTCATCCGTGCGCCTGGTGATGGTGGGAACCGGAACCTCGCGGACCTGCGCCGTAATAGATGGGATGGTTCCCGTCTTTTTCCAAGAGTGACGACACGCGCCGTACGAAAAACGCCGAAAGGGCCGCCCGAGAGCAGCCCTTTCGGCGTTTTCCAGCCCGCGATGGTTAGACGCCGATGCGCCGAAGCCGCGTGTCGCGCGCGCCCGCCGCGACGCCGGCGCCCACGCCGGCCCCGAAGAGCAGCGCCGTGCCTCCGCCCACCAGCGGAAGGATTCCGACCACCGGGGTGGCGACGACGAAGGCCGCGGCGCCCGCGAGGATGGGGGCGAGCCCATTGTGGACGGCGTCCACGTAGGCCAGCCGGCGCCGCACGAAGCTGCGGCTCTGCAGATATCCGAACGCCGTGGCGGCGATGGTTGCGGCGAATGCGATCAGTCCGAACATGGTCGTCTCCTTCGATTTCCGAGGCTCATTCGTTCCGTTCTTGCGAGTGATACGGTACGGTGCGCGGGAAAGATTCAGGTGCGAGGGAGCCGAACCCGGTTCGTCGGCAGGCGCCCCCCATCCCCAGCCCCAGCCGAGGGCTCGGCTCCTCCTTGTCCAGGGTTCCAGTGCACGGGCCACGCTGGCACAGCGAGCGCTTCGACAGATCGGGCGCATGCCGCGGCCGCCCCCCTCTCCCGGCCTCTCGCCCATAAACCCCATGGGGGAGAGGAGAATTCGAGTGCGCTCCGGCTGGCCCTGCGCACTCGACTAGCTCCCTTCCCCCGCGCAGTTTGCGGGGGAAGGGCTGGGGATGGGGGGCGCCGGCCCGAGCACCGGGCCTGCCCCGCCACGCCAAAACTCTGAAGTGTACCCCCTCTCCCACGCTGTTTGTGGGAGAGGGTGGCACGCGTGTCAGCGCGGCCGGGTGAGGGCCCCACGGCAGCCGAGGCCTCGGTTGCGGTGACCGCTGCCGCGCCCGGGCTGAGAGGCATCCGCGGCGAGATCCTTCGGCCCGCGACGGATGTGCCGCGTGCCAGTGCCGTGCGCTTGGGCCTCTGGATGACAGGGCCCGGTGAGCGTCCGCGCGGGACGGGTGCGGGTCCTCGCCGTTGCCCGCGTTTCCCCGCCCGGGCATATTCCCCGCAGGCTGCCATCGACGCTCGCCATCTCGCATTCCCACGTCCTGATGACCCTCATCCGCCGTCCACACGCGCTCGTCGCCGCGGTCCTTCTCACGGCCGGCGCATGCGCGCGCGCCGCGGGGCCGGAGCCGGCGCCCGTGCGGCACCAGGCCCCGGCTCGCGCGGCCACGGTGCGGGAAGAGGACGTGCGGCGGGCGCTGTACGACCTGGCCGCGGACAGCATGGAAGGGCGCGGCACCGGCACGCGGGGCGGAATGCGCGCCGCCGTCTACCTCGCCGCGCGGCTGCAAGCGCTGCGGGTGCAGCCCGCGGGCGACTTCGGGTACTTCCAGACAGTGCCCGTCGCCGCGGAGGGGCCCGGCGGACGGCTGCGGCTGGCCACCGCCGACGAGCTGTCGCGCCTGCGTCCCGAGCAGGTGCGGCAGGCCTTCAACGTCGTCGCG from Longimicrobium sp. encodes:
- a CDS encoding pyridoxal phosphate-dependent aminotransferase; protein product: MTDGRVSAMAAGLVGSEILKIAGDIRAMVAAGETICNLTVGDFSPAEFRIPGYLEREIVQALSSGETNYPPSDGVMPLRKAVADFFERWLGLEYGVDSVLITGGSRPGIFSVYSTLVDPGDVVVYPVPSWNNNHYVHLSGARGVPVTCRAEDAFLPTRALLEDAVRGARLLALNSPLNPCGTAFTPEALGEICDMVLEENARRGPGERPLYVMYDQVYWMLTFGDTMHVNPVTLRPAMAAYTVFVDGISKSFAATGVRVGWTVAPVDITQRMASVLAHVGAWAPRAEQIATAKMIGATDEIVAYHREMKQGVEARLDALYAGIEALRAAGFPVRAITPMGAIYLSAQFALHGWQTPEGEVLATNEQIRQYLLAAAGLAAVPFQAFGMKEDTGWVRLSVGATNLAEIEVMFGRLGAALQALSAPTGVRRMEGGPPA
- a CDS encoding YaiI/YqxD family protein, translating into MKLWIDADAAPRDVKEIVFRAAKRLEMQTVLVANQRMPVPPGNPFVTAVRVEGGPDVADLYIVEQATPGDVAVTADIPLAAALVEKGVAVIDPRGDEFDAENVGERLAVRDFMDGLRGAGVETGGSRPYGPKDKQAFAGSLDRILTRALRRR